A window of Amycolatopsis australiensis contains these coding sequences:
- a CDS encoding response regulator transcription factor, translating to MVLLAEDDPAIAEPLSRALEREGYEIHVVTDGPAVLDATAAQRVDLLVLDLGLPGMDGLEVCRRLRANGTELPVLMLTARTDEVDFVVGLDAGADDYVAKPFRLAELLARIRALLRRRVPEVLEAGGVRMDLGARLVTVDMHEVQLANKEFELLRVLMSRAGQVVSRDEILAEVWNDLESKTSKTLDMHMSWLRRKLAIAADEAAGRTSKTHDGERRIATVRGVGFRFNAE from the coding sequence ATGGTCCTACTTGCCGAAGACGATCCGGCCATCGCCGAACCGCTCTCCCGCGCCCTCGAACGCGAGGGATACGAGATCCACGTCGTCACCGACGGGCCGGCGGTCCTCGATGCCACCGCGGCCCAGAGAGTCGACCTGCTCGTGCTGGACCTCGGGCTGCCGGGCATGGACGGGCTCGAGGTGTGCCGCCGCCTGCGCGCGAACGGCACCGAGCTGCCCGTGCTGATGCTCACCGCCCGCACCGACGAGGTCGACTTCGTCGTGGGCCTGGACGCGGGCGCCGACGACTACGTCGCCAAGCCCTTCCGGCTCGCCGAGCTGCTCGCCCGGATCCGCGCGCTGCTGCGCCGCCGGGTGCCCGAGGTCCTCGAGGCCGGCGGCGTGCGGATGGACCTCGGCGCCCGGCTCGTCACCGTGGACATGCACGAGGTCCAGCTGGCCAACAAGGAGTTCGAGCTGCTGCGCGTGCTGATGAGCCGCGCCGGCCAGGTCGTCAGCCGTGACGAGATCCTGGCCGAGGTCTGGAACGACCTCGAGTCGAAGACGTCCAAGACCCTCGACATGCACATGTCGTGGCTGCGGCGGAAGCTCGCCATCGCCGCCGACGAGGCCGCCGGGCGCACCAGCAAGACCCACGACGGCGAACGCCGGATCGCGACCGTCCGCGGCGTCGGCTTCCGGTTCAACGCCGAATAA
- a CDS encoding hydroxymethylglutaryl-CoA lyase, with the protein MGTRELGLPERVPSPGELPERVTIWEVGPRDGLQNEKTIVPVEVKLEFLDRLAGAGLTTLEATSFVHPKWVPQLADAEQLLAGLDRREGVRYPVLVPNEKGLNRALDAGVEHIAIFASATETFARKNLNSSLDEQFAMFEPVVTRAREAGLDVRGYLSMCFGDPWEGAVPAKQVADAGRRLLDMGCSQLSLGDTIGVATAGQVENLIGLFGDAGTLAVHFHDTYGQALANTLAALRCGVSTVDSSAGGLGGCPYAESATGNLATEDLVWMLDGLGVATGVDLDTLVAASAWMAGQLGRPSPSRVVNALS; encoded by the coding sequence ATGGGCACGCGCGAACTGGGCCTGCCCGAGCGGGTCCCGTCCCCGGGTGAGCTGCCGGAGCGGGTCACGATCTGGGAGGTCGGCCCGCGGGACGGGCTGCAGAACGAAAAGACGATCGTCCCGGTCGAGGTCAAGCTGGAGTTCCTCGACCGGCTCGCGGGCGCCGGCCTGACCACGCTGGAGGCGACCAGCTTCGTGCACCCGAAGTGGGTGCCGCAGCTGGCCGACGCCGAGCAGCTGCTGGCCGGCCTGGACCGCCGCGAAGGCGTGCGGTACCCCGTGCTGGTGCCGAACGAGAAGGGCCTGAACCGGGCCCTCGACGCGGGCGTCGAGCACATCGCGATCTTCGCCAGCGCGACGGAGACGTTCGCGCGCAAGAACCTCAACTCGTCGCTGGACGAGCAGTTCGCGATGTTCGAGCCGGTCGTCACGCGGGCGCGGGAAGCGGGCCTCGACGTGCGCGGCTACCTCTCGATGTGCTTCGGCGACCCGTGGGAGGGCGCCGTGCCGGCCAAGCAGGTCGCCGACGCGGGCCGCCGCCTGCTGGACATGGGCTGCTCGCAGCTGTCGCTGGGCGACACCATCGGCGTCGCGACCGCGGGCCAGGTCGAGAACCTGATCGGGTTGTTCGGCGATGCCGGTACTTTGGCCGTGCACTTCCACGACACCTACGGCCAGGCTCTCGCCAACACGCTGGCAGCGCTCCGATGTGGAGTGTCGACAGTGGACTCTTCGGCCGGCGGGCTCGGCGGCTGCCCGTACGCCGAGTCGGCCACGGGAAACCTGGCCACCGAGGACCTGGTGTGGATGCTGGACGGCCTCGGGGTGGCCACCGGCGTCGACCTGGACACGCTGGTGGCGGCCAGCGCCTGGATGGCGGGACAGCTCGGCCGCCCGAGCCCGTCCCGTGTGGTCAACGCGCTGAGCTGA
- a CDS encoding PH domain-containing protein produces MAYPDDLLSEQEHVVVHSHPHFKMLIFPTLALLVTLGAGTWLAILAKDASSPWNSVGLIAIGVVALVLVVWLFLAPFVRWRTTHFIVTTDRLIAREGVLKRTGIDIPMGRINSVQFEHGLLDRVFGCGTLIIESASDEPLRFEDIPHVEKVHTVIYREVNDNPYDDYRPGPQQTEPLPPQGGRPPRGDRHR; encoded by the coding sequence GTGGCTTATCCGGACGATTTGCTCAGCGAGCAAGAGCACGTCGTGGTGCACAGTCACCCGCACTTCAAGATGCTGATCTTCCCGACGCTCGCACTGCTGGTCACCCTCGGCGCGGGCACCTGGCTGGCGATACTGGCGAAGGACGCGTCCTCGCCGTGGAACTCGGTCGGGCTGATCGCCATCGGGGTCGTCGCGCTGGTGCTGGTCGTGTGGCTGTTCCTGGCGCCGTTCGTGCGCTGGCGGACCACCCACTTCATCGTCACCACCGACCGGCTCATCGCCCGCGAAGGCGTGCTGAAGCGCACCGGCATCGACATCCCGATGGGGCGGATCAACAGCGTCCAGTTCGAGCACGGCCTGCTCGACCGCGTCTTCGGCTGCGGCACGCTGATCATCGAGTCGGCGTCGGACGAGCCGCTGCGGTTCGAGGACATCCCGCACGTGGAGAAGGTGCACACGGTGATCTACCGCGAGGTCAACGACAACCCGTACGACGACTACCGGCCCGGCCCCCAGCAGACCGAGCCGCTACCACCCCAGGGCGGCCGCCCGCCGCGCGGCGACCGGCACCGCTGA
- a CDS encoding TNT domain-containing protein: MTEPSEAGSEPVEADLDTGPVRLPGYEDAPTPPSGNPAAWPHAVSPLLPPFPLPPAPPMPAAPPPPISPAPLPPLGSPRTERESVVALFLVHMFPIGHLPVAMDKPARQLPLPPDPDGFPPNDHPDARLIFDDQALTNVTAGFRRSPTAPPRPVPPHLTEGYVPYARATQAVWIRRFVVGHSELGPEYAWPPGEQYPEGGLDPAEPVMVPADTVLDRFGPAYGRIFFADGTPFAERSLPPGMLDAEYRRYVVVRAVPMWRSETANWFGQVGGGTRYRALLAADELVTLGYLAEAKGEED, from the coding sequence GTGACCGAGCCTTCCGAGGCGGGCTCCGAACCGGTCGAGGCCGACCTCGACACCGGGCCGGTACGGCTGCCCGGGTACGAGGACGCGCCGACCCCGCCCTCGGGCAACCCGGCCGCGTGGCCGCACGCGGTGTCGCCGCTGCTCCCCCCGTTTCCGCTGCCCCCGGCGCCGCCGATGCCCGCCGCCCCGCCGCCGCCGATCTCGCCCGCGCCGCTGCCGCCGCTCGGCTCGCCGCGCACCGAGCGGGAAAGCGTTGTCGCGCTGTTCCTGGTGCACATGTTCCCCATCGGGCACCTGCCGGTGGCGATGGACAAGCCGGCGCGGCAGCTCCCGCTGCCCCCTGACCCGGACGGCTTCCCGCCGAACGACCACCCGGACGCCCGGCTGATCTTCGACGACCAGGCCCTCACCAACGTCACCGCGGGTTTCCGCCGGTCGCCGACCGCGCCACCGCGGCCGGTGCCGCCGCACCTGACCGAGGGCTACGTCCCGTACGCGCGGGCGACGCAGGCGGTGTGGATCCGCCGGTTCGTCGTCGGGCACAGCGAGCTCGGGCCGGAGTACGCGTGGCCGCCGGGCGAGCAGTACCCGGAGGGCGGCCTCGACCCGGCCGAGCCGGTGATGGTGCCGGCCGACACGGTCCTCGACCGCTTCGGCCCGGCCTACGGGCGGATCTTCTTCGCCGACGGAACGCCCTTCGCGGAGCGCTCGCTGCCGCCGGGGATGCTGGACGCCGAGTACCGCCGGTACGTCGTGGTGCGCGCGGTGCCGATGTGGCGCTCGGAGACGGCGAACTGGTTCGGCCAGGTCGGCGGCGGCACCCGGTACCGTGCGCTGCTGGCGGCCGACGAACTCGTGACACTCGGCTACCTCGCCGAGGCCAAGGGGGAAGAGGATTGA
- the hisN gene encoding histidinol-phosphatase has translation MTVPGYGDDLALATRLADAADAITTARFRALDLAVERKPDRTPVTDADTAVEDAIRALLAGERPEDAVLGEERGGSAATGRAWVLDPIDGTKNFLRGVPVWATLIALVEDGNPVVGMISAPLLGRRWWAATGSGAFSSDAAGTRRLSVSGVSSLSDAYLSTTDLNSWTEYHSREKYLDLVNACWESRAFGDFWHHVLVAEGALDVAAECIVNPWDVAAAQVIVTEAGGRFTDLDGVARYDNGSALSTNGRVHDQALAILKR, from the coding sequence GTGACCGTGCCTGGCTACGGAGATGATCTGGCCCTCGCCACCCGGCTGGCTGACGCCGCCGACGCGATCACGACGGCGCGGTTCCGCGCCCTGGACCTCGCGGTGGAGCGCAAGCCCGACCGCACCCCGGTGACCGACGCCGACACCGCGGTCGAGGACGCGATCCGGGCGCTGCTGGCCGGGGAACGCCCGGAAGACGCGGTGCTCGGCGAGGAACGCGGCGGGTCGGCGGCCACGGGCCGGGCGTGGGTGCTGGACCCGATCGACGGGACGAAGAACTTCCTCCGCGGCGTCCCCGTCTGGGCGACGCTGATCGCGCTCGTCGAAGACGGCAACCCGGTGGTCGGCATGATCAGCGCGCCCCTGCTGGGCCGTCGCTGGTGGGCGGCAACCGGGTCGGGCGCGTTCTCGTCCGATGCGGCGGGCACCCGACGGCTGTCGGTTTCCGGCGTTTCGTCCCTTTCGGACGCTTATCTGTCCACAACGGACCTGAACTCGTGGACGGAGTACCACTCCCGCGAGAAGTACCTCGATCTGGTGAACGCGTGCTGGGAGTCCCGCGCGTTCGGCGACTTCTGGCACCACGTGCTGGTGGCCGAAGGCGCCCTGGACGTCGCCGCGGAGTGCATCGTGAACCCGTGGGACGTCGCGGCGGCGCAGGTGATCGTCACCGAGGCCGGCGGCCGGTTCACCGACCTCGACGGCGTCGCGCGGTACGACAACGGGAGCGCGTTGTCGACGAACGGCCGGGTGCACGACCAGGCGCTGGCGATCCTCAAGCGCTGA
- a CDS encoding ATP-binding protein, whose amino-acid sequence MRRRILLAILLAVAVTAAVLGIPLGIVASWQFESSYRETLAENARAAAAILDTEIANGQEIDLDQVRAAVPVNGQLTVRATGQDEKRYGSDPGPSTVTETADLARDGKVEIAVPAGPMHERQTTVTLVVVLLVLLSVGTGAVVAIATARRLAKPLRHVAERAARLGGGDFRPDPSRYGVGELDMVAEALDASGTALAQLVQRERQLVGDVSHQLRSRLTALQLRLEPLTVHPDEEVADESKAAQEQADRLAEALDELLAAARAAREVGAEPVDLPTQLPAMAQEWRELLRSEGRNLRMRVADGVMARATPGRLREVIGVLLDNALRHGSGTVTVAARRGDAEGTVVIEVSDTGSGVPDELAPHIFERGFSGGGSTGVGLALARALVEADGGRLELSNRRPAVFSLFLKVPRPTDVPEVRWPAERVPR is encoded by the coding sequence GTGCGCCGCCGCATCCTGCTGGCCATCCTGCTGGCCGTCGCGGTCACCGCGGCGGTCCTCGGCATCCCGCTGGGCATCGTGGCGAGCTGGCAGTTCGAGTCGAGCTACCGCGAGACGCTCGCGGAGAACGCCCGCGCGGCGGCGGCGATCCTCGACACCGAGATCGCCAACGGCCAGGAGATCGACCTCGACCAGGTGCGCGCGGCGGTGCCGGTGAACGGCCAGCTCACCGTGCGGGCCACCGGCCAGGACGAGAAGCGCTACGGCAGCGACCCCGGACCCAGCACGGTGACCGAGACGGCCGACCTCGCGCGGGACGGCAAGGTCGAGATCGCCGTGCCGGCGGGCCCGATGCACGAGCGGCAGACGACGGTGACGCTCGTCGTCGTGCTGCTGGTGCTGCTGTCGGTCGGCACCGGCGCGGTGGTGGCGATCGCGACGGCGCGGCGGCTGGCCAAGCCGCTGCGGCACGTCGCCGAACGCGCAGCCCGGCTCGGCGGCGGCGACTTCCGGCCCGACCCGAGCCGCTACGGCGTCGGCGAGCTCGACATGGTCGCCGAAGCCCTCGACGCGTCCGGCACCGCGCTGGCCCAGCTCGTCCAGCGCGAACGCCAGCTCGTCGGCGACGTTTCGCACCAGCTGCGCAGCCGGCTCACGGCGTTGCAGCTGCGGCTGGAACCGCTCACCGTGCACCCGGACGAAGAGGTCGCCGACGAGTCGAAGGCCGCCCAGGAGCAGGCGGACCGGCTCGCCGAAGCACTCGACGAGCTGCTGGCGGCGGCGCGCGCGGCCCGCGAGGTCGGCGCGGAACCGGTGGACCTGCCGACGCAGCTGCCCGCGATGGCGCAGGAGTGGCGGGAGCTGCTCCGCTCGGAAGGCCGGAACCTGCGGATGCGCGTGGCCGACGGGGTGATGGCCCGCGCGACGCCGGGACGGCTCCGCGAGGTGATCGGCGTCCTGCTGGACAATGCGCTCCGCCACGGCTCGGGCACGGTCACCGTGGCCGCCCGCCGCGGCGACGCCGAGGGCACAGTGGTGATCGAGGTCAGCGACACGGGTTCGGGCGTGCCCGACGAGCTGGCGCCGCACATCTTCGAGCGCGGCTTCTCCGGTGGCGGCTCGACCGGCGTCGGCCTGGCGCTGGCCCGTGCCCTGGTGGAGGCCGACGGCGGCAGGCTGGAGCTGTCGAACCGCCGTCCGGCCGTGTTCAGCCTGTTCCTCAAGGTGCCGCGGCCCACCGACGTGCCGGAGGTGCGCTGGCCCGCCGAGCGCGTCCCGCGTTAG
- a CDS encoding biotin--[acetyl-CoA-carboxylase] ligase has product MTEIDAARLTAALTDRYAKIDVVERTGSTNADLREALGNGTADRTVLLAEEQTAGVGRRARTWSSPKGGLYLSVALRPDVPFTALGSLSVVAGLAVRAAAAGVGVDASLKWPNDVLAGGAKCAGILAEAVAGNPPSIVLGIGLNVLPLGDVQPGPGGLPATSLAERGATNTDRTDVAIALLTELDERERRWRLAGGDLTEAGLLGDYRAHCSTLGQDVEVQLPDGTSLTGRAADIDAAGQLQVDLAGGQRHTVFAGDVVHVRPA; this is encoded by the coding sequence ATGACTGAGATCGACGCTGCCCGGCTCACCGCGGCGCTCACGGATCGGTACGCGAAGATCGACGTCGTCGAGCGCACCGGCTCCACCAACGCCGACCTGCGCGAAGCCCTCGGAAACGGGACTGCCGACCGGACCGTTCTGCTGGCCGAGGAGCAGACTGCCGGGGTGGGCCGGCGGGCCCGGACGTGGAGCTCGCCGAAGGGTGGCCTGTACCTCAGCGTGGCGCTGCGGCCGGACGTCCCGTTCACCGCACTCGGGTCGCTCTCCGTCGTCGCCGGGCTCGCCGTGCGGGCGGCCGCGGCGGGCGTCGGCGTGGACGCCTCGCTCAAGTGGCCCAACGACGTCCTCGCCGGCGGGGCCAAGTGCGCCGGGATCCTGGCCGAGGCCGTCGCCGGGAACCCGCCGTCGATCGTGCTCGGCATCGGCCTCAACGTCCTGCCTCTCGGCGACGTCCAGCCGGGCCCGGGCGGGCTGCCCGCGACGTCGCTCGCCGAGCGCGGCGCCACGAACACCGACCGCACCGACGTCGCGATCGCGCTGCTCACCGAGCTCGACGAGCGGGAGCGCCGCTGGCGCCTGGCGGGCGGCGACCTCACCGAAGCCGGCCTGCTCGGCGACTACCGCGCCCACTGCTCGACCCTCGGCCAGGACGTCGAGGTGCAGCTGCCGGACGGCACGTCGCTCACCGGCCGCGCGGCCGACATCGACGCCGCCGGCCAGCTGCAGGTCGACCTGGCGGGCGGGCAGCGGCACACCGTGTTCGCGGGTGACGTGGTGCACGTCCGCCCGGCCTGA
- a CDS encoding GH92 family glycosyl hydrolase, translating into MRRVVTAALIVPLVTAVAPASADPQQHRDLTAYVNPFAGAKAGDTPETNTYAGDTFPGADVPFGMVQWSPDTPLQPKPPAGQGRYYARDRDGGYAWEENRLRGFSLTHFNGAGCGGAAGDVPFLPFAGDISTSPAVDASKYFPTVSHTSESASPGYYKVTTDSGVTTELTATQHSGLGRFTFPENSPATLLIDVAESAMGSDDAAVTVDPARRTVEGWVSSGHFCRGPNTYKVFFTATFDQPFKTSGTWQNATVTPGGTTARGGNLSKDTWDKQVVTVDGGSGAYLTFDPAKPVQVRVGLSYVDTVGARLNVAAEQHGDTFEGIRNDARRSWDDRLRQITVEGGTDAATRTFYTALYHTLLQPNVFSDVDGRYAGFDKAIHRAKPGHAQYANFSGWDTYRDEVQLLSMLAPHEAADMAQSMLNQADQAGGIWDRWSQNNDFMGVMGGDPYHSIIASTYAFGATDFDAAHALKSMVTGATRVQQAGERALERPGLSDYLALGYHPNNVSDMLEETTADFGIAQLARRLGDDPVYHRFMSRAQNWENVYNPATGYLQTRMRDGQFLSPFDPAQYQEMRYQEGNAAQYTWMVPYDVRGLFDAMGGDDAVKKRLDFFFTKLNSDASSPYAFMSNEPSFEVPWEYAYAGAPSKTQDIVRRSAELLFKPTEDGLPGNDDLGATSAWYVFAALGMYPEAPGRAELVLASPMFPKITLTRATGQRITITAPGASSSVKYVKSLQVNGRPSTKPWLPESFAVNGGRLDFTLGTSPTSWGSGGSDAPPSFRDGEVPVRGRVGPGRILVAPGASPASATVIAEGITGAGTVSWQVKPPAGITVTPSSGTLTVGAHGSATQQVQVTAAAGTPDAYTSVPVTFSGQPLPAYLPVTVGTPGTLHAANTNVGVTDDKLVQYGDFGETDLYPGGFVFSYSAQGFASHGITPGATVTANGQQFRWPSSPTGSPDNVIAAGQTLAVSAPAGATKLSFLGAATGADAKGTVTVTYTDGSTQHGSLGLSEWLLKGGAETPQFGNTVVAKVPYVNSAFPRYMFRLQRPYTSYLFATAPIALDPAKQVRSITLPMSTGSGAAHVFTYAVS; encoded by the coding sequence ATGCGCAGAGTCGTCACCGCGGCTTTGATCGTCCCCCTCGTCACGGCGGTCGCGCCCGCGTCCGCCGACCCGCAGCAGCACCGAGATCTCACCGCCTACGTCAACCCGTTCGCCGGTGCGAAAGCCGGCGACACGCCCGAGACCAACACCTACGCCGGCGACACGTTCCCCGGCGCCGACGTCCCGTTCGGCATGGTGCAGTGGAGCCCCGACACGCCCCTGCAGCCCAAGCCGCCCGCCGGGCAGGGCCGGTACTACGCCCGCGACCGCGACGGCGGCTACGCCTGGGAAGAAAACCGCCTCCGCGGCTTCAGCCTCACCCACTTCAACGGCGCCGGATGCGGCGGCGCGGCCGGGGACGTCCCGTTCCTGCCCTTCGCCGGGGACATCTCGACGTCGCCGGCCGTCGACGCGTCGAAGTACTTCCCCACCGTCAGCCACACCAGCGAATCCGCGTCCCCCGGCTACTACAAGGTGACCACCGATTCCGGCGTCACGACCGAGCTGACCGCGACCCAGCACTCCGGCTTGGGCCGCTTCACGTTCCCGGAGAACTCGCCCGCGACCCTCCTCATCGACGTCGCCGAGTCCGCGATGGGCAGCGACGACGCGGCCGTGACCGTCGACCCGGCGCGGCGAACCGTCGAAGGCTGGGTCTCCAGCGGTCACTTCTGCCGCGGCCCCAACACGTACAAGGTCTTCTTCACCGCCACCTTCGACCAGCCGTTCAAGACGTCCGGGACCTGGCAGAACGCCACCGTGACACCCGGTGGCACGACCGCGCGGGGCGGCAACCTCAGCAAGGACACCTGGGACAAGCAGGTCGTCACGGTCGACGGCGGCTCGGGCGCCTATCTCACGTTCGACCCCGCGAAGCCGGTACAGGTCCGCGTCGGTTTGTCCTATGTAGACACCGTCGGCGCCCGGCTGAACGTCGCCGCCGAGCAACACGGCGACACCTTCGAGGGAATCCGGAACGACGCCCGCCGGTCCTGGGACGACCGGCTGCGCCAGATCACCGTCGAAGGCGGCACGGACGCGGCGACCAGGACCTTCTACACCGCGCTCTACCACACGCTGCTGCAGCCGAACGTCTTTTCCGATGTGGACGGTCGATACGCGGGCTTCGACAAGGCGATCCACCGCGCCAAGCCGGGTCACGCGCAGTACGCCAACTTCTCCGGCTGGGACACCTACCGCGACGAGGTCCAGCTGCTGTCGATGCTCGCCCCGCACGAGGCCGCCGACATGGCGCAGTCGATGCTCAACCAGGCCGACCAGGCGGGCGGGATCTGGGACCGCTGGTCGCAGAACAACGACTTCATGGGCGTGATGGGCGGCGACCCGTACCACTCGATCATCGCCAGCACGTACGCCTTCGGGGCCACGGACTTCGACGCCGCGCACGCGCTGAAGTCCATGGTCACCGGCGCGACGCGCGTCCAGCAGGCCGGTGAACGCGCCCTCGAGCGGCCTGGCCTGTCCGACTACCTGGCGCTCGGCTACCACCCCAACAACGTCTCCGACATGCTCGAGGAGACGACGGCCGACTTCGGCATCGCGCAGCTGGCCCGGCGGCTGGGCGACGACCCGGTCTACCACCGGTTCATGAGCCGCGCGCAGAACTGGGAGAACGTCTACAACCCGGCCACCGGCTACCTGCAGACCCGGATGCGCGACGGCCAGTTCCTCTCGCCGTTCGATCCCGCGCAGTACCAGGAAATGCGCTACCAGGAAGGGAACGCGGCGCAGTACACGTGGATGGTGCCGTACGACGTGCGGGGCCTGTTCGACGCGATGGGCGGTGACGACGCCGTCAAGAAGCGTCTCGACTTCTTCTTCACGAAGCTGAACAGCGACGCCAGCTCGCCGTACGCGTTCATGTCGAACGAGCCGTCGTTCGAGGTGCCGTGGGAGTACGCCTACGCGGGCGCGCCGTCGAAGACGCAGGACATCGTGCGCCGCTCGGCGGAGCTGCTGTTCAAGCCCACCGAAGACGGCCTGCCCGGCAACGACGACCTCGGCGCGACGTCGGCGTGGTACGTCTTCGCCGCGCTCGGCATGTACCCGGAGGCGCCCGGCCGCGCCGAGCTGGTGCTGGCCAGCCCGATGTTCCCGAAGATCACGCTGACGCGGGCGACCGGGCAGCGGATCACGATCACCGCGCCCGGCGCGTCCAGCTCGGTGAAGTACGTGAAGAGCCTGCAGGTGAACGGTCGCCCGAGCACGAAGCCGTGGCTGCCGGAGTCGTTCGCGGTCAACGGCGGACGCCTCGACTTCACGCTCGGCACGTCGCCGACGTCGTGGGGTTCGGGTGGTTCCGACGCCCCGCCGTCGTTCCGCGACGGCGAGGTGCCGGTACGCGGGCGGGTCGGCCCGGGCCGGATCTTGGTCGCTCCGGGTGCTTCGCCGGCCTCCGCAACGGTGATCGCCGAAGGCATCACCGGCGCCGGAACGGTGTCGTGGCAGGTGAAGCCACCGGCGGGGATCACCGTGACGCCGTCGAGCGGGACGCTCACCGTGGGCGCGCACGGCTCGGCGACCCAGCAGGTGCAGGTGACCGCCGCGGCCGGGACGCCGGACGCGTACACGAGCGTGCCGGTGACGTTCAGCGGTCAGCCGCTGCCCGCGTACCTGCCGGTGACGGTCGGCACGCCGGGGACGCTGCACGCGGCGAACACGAACGTCGGCGTCACGGACGACAAGCTCGTCCAGTACGGCGACTTCGGCGAGACGGACCTCTACCCGGGCGGATTCGTGTTCTCCTACTCGGCGCAGGGTTTCGCGTCGCACGGGATCACGCCGGGCGCGACGGTGACGGCGAACGGGCAGCAGTTCCGCTGGCCGTCGAGCCCGACCGGCTCGCCGGACAACGTGATCGCGGCGGGGCAAACGCTTGCGGTCTCCGCGCCGGCGGGCGCGACGAAGCTGTCGTTCCTCGGCGCGGCGACCGGCGCGGACGCCAAGGGAACCGTGACGGTCACCTACACCGACGGCTCGACGCAGCACGGTTCACTTGGTTTGTCGGAGTGGCTTCTGAAAGGCGGCGCGGAGACACCGCAGTTCGGCAACACGGTGGTCGCGAAGGTGCCGTACGTGAACTCGGCGTTCCCGCGGTACATGTTCCGGCTCCAGCGGCCGTACACGTCGTACCTGTTCGCGACGGCCCCGATCGCTCTCGATCCGGCGAAGCAGGTTCGCAGCATCACGCTGCCGATGTCGACCGGTTCAGGCGCGGCGCACGTCTTCACCTACGCGGTGAGCTGA
- a CDS encoding response regulator transcription factor, translating to MYESERTPVVVRATDPILHNGVCVALRSRDDVRVADGETADPAMVALLVADRLDEAMTRLLSALHHEGFTRIVLVAGEVDDNEILGAVEHGVCAVARRADAGPEVLVRLIKAAAAGEGALPPDLLGRLLNRVSRLQRQVLQPRGLHLGGISNRETEVLRLVAAGFSTQEIADQLCYSQRTVKSILHDVTNRFQLRNRSHAVAYALREGLI from the coding sequence ATGTACGAATCCGAGCGGACACCGGTGGTGGTCCGCGCCACCGATCCGATCCTGCACAACGGCGTCTGCGTGGCGCTGCGTTCGCGTGACGACGTCCGGGTGGCCGACGGGGAGACGGCCGATCCGGCCATGGTCGCGCTGCTGGTCGCCGACCGGCTCGACGAGGCGATGACCCGGCTGCTGTCCGCGCTGCACCACGAGGGCTTCACCCGCATCGTGCTGGTCGCGGGGGAAGTCGACGACAACGAGATCCTCGGCGCCGTCGAGCACGGGGTCTGCGCGGTCGCCCGCCGCGCCGACGCCGGGCCGGAGGTGCTCGTCCGGCTGATCAAGGCGGCCGCCGCCGGGGAGGGCGCGCTCCCGCCCGACCTGCTCGGCAGGCTGCTGAACCGGGTTTCCCGCCTGCAGCGCCAGGTGCTCCAGCCGCGCGGCCTGCACCTGGGCGGGATCAGCAACCGGGAGACGGAGGTGCTCCGGCTCGTCGCGGCAGGGTTTTCGACGCAGGAGATCGCCGACCAGCTGTGCTACTCGCAGCGCACGGTGAAGAGCATCCTGCACGACGTGACGAACCGGTTCCAGCTGCGCAACCGCTCGCACGCGGTCGCGTACGCGCTGCGTGAAGGGCTGATCTGA